From one Cumulibacter manganitolerans genomic stretch:
- a CDS encoding helix-turn-helix transcriptional regulator, giving the protein MKIDPGTGPAPTPTRSLPPLSPQRLEMLNRLAAQPGDRSVDELAGASGLHPNTVRAHLEGLVDEGLVERTAGRTGQRGRPSWRYRVVPERTAGAPEYVGLAIALAEQLAAMTPDAGRIARTAGERWASSIPGSGGTTEDVVALLDDLGFAPVRHGGDIRLTRCPLLTAARRNPDVVCGVHEGLIRARLDGGESGRLEPFAGPGYCTWHGTPEEPTS; this is encoded by the coding sequence GTGAAAATAGATCCGGGCACCGGCCCGGCGCCCACCCCCACGCGGTCGCTGCCACCGCTCTCGCCGCAGCGGCTGGAGATGCTCAATCGCCTCGCCGCGCAGCCGGGCGATCGCTCCGTCGACGAGCTGGCCGGCGCCAGCGGTCTGCACCCGAACACGGTGCGAGCGCACCTCGAGGGTCTGGTCGACGAGGGCCTCGTCGAACGGACCGCCGGGCGCACCGGGCAGCGCGGCCGCCCGTCGTGGCGCTACCGCGTCGTTCCCGAGCGGACCGCGGGGGCTCCCGAGTACGTCGGTCTGGCGATCGCGCTCGCCGAGCAGCTCGCCGCGATGACGCCGGACGCCGGCCGGATCGCGCGTACCGCCGGCGAGCGCTGGGCGAGCAGCATCCCCGGGTCGGGCGGGACGACCGAGGACGTCGTGGCCCTGCTCGACGACCTCGGGTTCGCCCCGGTGCGGCACGGCGGGGACATCCGGCTCACTCGATGCCCGCTGCTCACCGCCGCGCGGCGCAACCCGGACGTCGTGTGCGGCGTCCACGAGGGCCTCATCCGCGCCCGGCTGGACGGCGGGGAATCCGGTCGCCTGGAGCCGTTCGCCGGGCCCGGTTACTGCACCTGGCACGGCACGCCAGAGGAGCCGACGTCGTGA
- a CDS encoding DUF2249 domain-containing protein: MDQISEHQPVKELPQVSVGHTGGCACGHEDDGALPELDATVIPHAIRHATIFGALDSLQPGHGMVLAAPHDPLPLLAQLEQRAPGAFSVDYDQRGPEVWKLRFVRR; encoded by the coding sequence ATGGATCAGATCAGCGAGCACCAGCCGGTCAAGGAGCTCCCGCAGGTGAGCGTCGGACACACCGGCGGCTGTGCCTGCGGCCATGAGGACGACGGCGCGCTGCCCGAGCTGGACGCCACCGTCATCCCACACGCCATCCGCCACGCCACCATTTTCGGCGCGCTGGACTCCCTGCAGCCGGGTCACGGCATGGTTCTCGCCGCGCCGCACGACCCGCTGCCGCTGCTGGCTCAGCTCGAGCAGCGGGCGCCGGGAGCGTTCAGCGTCGACTACGACCAGCGAGGCCCGGAGGTGTGGAAGCTGCGGTTCGTGCGTCGCTAG
- a CDS encoding acyltransferase family protein: protein MSSRLNRIEYLDGIRALAVVSVLTVHWVPQYLPAWSRLFRGGYVGVDLFLVLSGYLITRILWRSPAEPLRTTYGRFLKRRLRRLYPALVGMLVVITALAFLMWDIAEATKAAYRAVLAGLQLTWLVALNLGTTTPFDQTWTLGWEWYFYLAWPLVVLAAKRRDVGVVTVAVWSAAAGLICYAVSVTLASPVGMYFGPLGRFAQLLFGSALGLYLLGRPQPLAVSRGLRTGVMAAAVLGFLAWTVIGPGKGGALYGVLGFPLVTACGMVLIAMGYRREADVVPRALSWAPLRGLGLASYSIYLWHLPLMRLVQGPLIGVPFPAMAVVALAATVALSWLSYRFLEKPFLHGREPVARAYSALEAGACLPAALPGDGRRG, encoded by the coding sequence GTGTCCTCGCGGCTGAATCGCATCGAATATCTGGACGGCATACGTGCGCTGGCGGTCGTGTCGGTGCTGACCGTCCACTGGGTGCCGCAGTACCTGCCCGCATGGTCGCGGCTCTTCCGGGGAGGCTACGTCGGCGTCGACCTGTTTCTGGTCCTCAGCGGCTACCTGATCACCCGGATCCTGTGGCGATCCCCGGCCGAGCCGCTCCGCACGACGTACGGCAGGTTCCTGAAGCGGCGGCTCCGGCGGCTGTATCCGGCCCTCGTCGGCATGCTGGTCGTCATCACGGCCCTGGCGTTCCTCATGTGGGACATCGCCGAGGCCACCAAGGCCGCCTACCGTGCCGTCCTGGCAGGGCTCCAGCTCACGTGGCTGGTCGCGTTGAACCTCGGAACGACGACGCCCTTCGACCAGACCTGGACGCTCGGCTGGGAATGGTACTTCTATCTGGCATGGCCGCTGGTAGTGCTCGCAGCCAAGAGGCGCGACGTCGGTGTGGTGACGGTCGCCGTATGGAGCGCCGCGGCCGGACTGATCTGCTATGCCGTCTCGGTGACGCTCGCATCGCCGGTGGGGATGTACTTTGGACCGCTCGGCCGGTTCGCCCAGCTGCTGTTCGGATCGGCGCTCGGCCTCTACCTGCTCGGGAGACCACAACCTCTGGCCGTCTCCAGAGGCCTTCGCACGGGAGTCATGGCGGCGGCTGTGCTCGGCTTCCTGGCATGGACGGTGATCGGGCCGGGCAAGGGCGGCGCGCTGTATGGCGTCCTCGGGTTCCCGCTGGTGACCGCCTGTGGCATGGTGCTCATCGCGATGGGCTACCGGCGGGAGGCCGATGTCGTGCCCCGTGCGCTGTCGTGGGCGCCCCTCCGCGGGCTCGGTCTCGCCAGCTACAGCATCTACCTCTGGCACCTGCCGCTCATGCGCCTCGTGCAGGGCCCGCTGATCGGGGTTCCCTTCCCCGCGATGGCGGTAGTCGCTCTCGCCGCCACCGTGGCCCTCTCCTGGCTGAGCTACCGATTCCTGGAGAAGCCGTTCCTGCACGGCAGGGAGCCGGTCGCGCGGGCCTACTCGGCGCTCGAGGCCGGGGCGTGCCTGCCGGCAGCGCTGCCCGGCGACGGACGGCGCGGGTAG
- the pyrR gene encoding bifunctional pyr operon transcriptional regulator/uracil phosphoribosyltransferase PyrR, producing MGIDPESAQGSGARSERVILTADEISRVIDRISHQILEKTDGASNVVLVGIPTRGAQLAARIQRRIAAFSDVQPPVGVLDITLYRDDLRTRGVRPLERTREPEGGIDGKTVILVDDVLYSGRTIRAALDALRDWGRPQAIQLAVLVDRGHRELPIRADYVGKNIPTSRDEQVFVAIAENDGADGVAISDHRPSREQIIALLTGGGAK from the coding sequence ATGGGCATCGACCCGGAGTCGGCGCAGGGCAGTGGTGCGCGCAGCGAACGCGTCATCCTGACCGCCGACGAGATCTCGCGAGTCATCGACCGCATCTCCCACCAGATCCTCGAGAAGACCGACGGCGCGTCGAACGTCGTCCTGGTCGGGATCCCCACCCGCGGAGCGCAGCTGGCCGCCCGCATCCAGCGCAGGATCGCCGCCTTCAGCGACGTGCAGCCGCCGGTCGGCGTCCTGGACATCACCCTGTACCGCGACGACCTGCGCACCCGCGGCGTTCGGCCGCTCGAGCGCACCCGCGAGCCCGAGGGCGGCATCGACGGCAAGACGGTGATCCTGGTCGACGACGTCCTGTACTCCGGGCGCACGATCCGCGCCGCCCTCGATGCGCTGCGCGACTGGGGTCGCCCGCAGGCGATCCAGCTCGCCGTCCTGGTCGACCGCGGCCACCGCGAGCTGCCGATTCGCGCCGACTACGTCGGCAAGAACATCCCGACCTCGCGCGACGAGCAGGTCTTCGTCGCCATCGCCGAGAACGACGGTGCCGACGGCGTCGCGATCTCGGACCACCGGCCCTCCCGCGAGCAGATCATCGCCCTGCTGACCGGCGGCGGTGCGAAGTGA
- a CDS encoding aspartate carbamoyltransferase catalytic subunit gives MKQHLLSAADLTRDEAVAVLDTAEQIEASLQGREVKKLPTLRGRTVVNLFFEDSTRTRISFELAAKRLSADVINFSAKGSSVSKGESLKDTALTLQAMGADAVVIRHGASGAPWQLASWVDGSVVNAGDGTHEHPTQALLDAFTMRKRTGRSMGQGLDGLRVTIVGDVLHSRVARSNVLLLETLGAEVTLVAPPTLLPVGVETWPCAHSYDLDAALPGADVVMMLRVQRERMNASYFPTEREYSRRYGLDAVRAATLEPAAIVMHPGPMNRGMEIAAEVADGPRSTIVEQVANGVSVRMAVLYLLLGGAA, from the coding sequence GTGAAGCAGCACCTGCTCTCCGCCGCCGACCTGACCCGCGACGAGGCCGTCGCCGTCCTCGACACCGCCGAGCAGATCGAGGCGTCGCTGCAGGGCCGCGAGGTCAAGAAGCTGCCGACGCTGCGTGGGCGCACCGTGGTCAACCTCTTCTTCGAGGACTCGACCCGCACCCGCATCTCGTTCGAGCTCGCCGCCAAGCGGCTGTCGGCGGACGTCATCAACTTCTCCGCGAAGGGATCGAGCGTCTCCAAGGGGGAGAGCCTCAAGGACACCGCGCTCACGCTGCAGGCGATGGGGGCGGACGCCGTCGTGATCCGGCACGGTGCCAGCGGTGCGCCGTGGCAGCTCGCGTCCTGGGTCGACGGCAGCGTCGTGAACGCCGGCGACGGGACGCACGAGCATCCCACCCAGGCGCTGCTCGACGCGTTCACCATGCGCAAGCGCACCGGCCGCTCGATGGGCCAGGGCCTCGACGGGCTGCGGGTCACCATCGTCGGCGACGTGCTGCACAGCCGCGTCGCGCGCTCGAACGTGCTCCTGCTCGAGACGCTCGGCGCGGAGGTGACGCTGGTCGCGCCCCCGACCCTGCTGCCGGTCGGCGTCGAGACGTGGCCGTGCGCGCATTCCTACGACCTCGACGCCGCGCTCCCCGGCGCGGACGTCGTGATGATGCTGCGGGTCCAGCGCGAGCGGATGAACGCCTCGTACTTCCCGACCGAGCGCGAGTACTCGCGCCGCTACGGCCTGGACGCCGTCCGCGCCGCGACCCTGGAGCCCGCAGCGATCGTCATGCACCCCGGGCCGATGAACCGCGGCATGGAGATCGCGGCAGAGGTCGCAGACGGGCCGCGCTCGACGATCGTCGAGCAGGTGGCCAACGGCGTCTCGGTCCGGATGGCTGTTCTCTACCTACTTCTCGGAGGTGCCGCGTGA
- a CDS encoding dihydroorotase, whose product MSTKLIQQVRPLRGDPVDVLIEDGVITRIADTIVLQDVEVIDARGLIGLPGLVDLHTHLREPGREDAETIETGSRAAALGGYTAVHAMANTDPVADTAGVVEQVYNTGRQIGLVDVIPVGAVTVGLKGERLAELGAMADSAARVRMFSDDGMCVGDPGLMRRALEYVKAFDGVIAQHAEDSRLTVGAQMNESELSGRLGLTGWPAVAEESIIARDCLLAEHVGSRLHICHLSTAGSVEIVRWAKSRGVDVTAEVTPHHLLLTEELVATYDPLYKVNPPLRRGTDVDALRGALRDGTIDIVATDHAPHAVEDKECEWAYARPGMLGLQQALSIAILTLSDESGAVDWQRVAEVTSIRPARIARLDDHGIGFVEGAPANLTLVDPAQSTVVDPHALASKSHNTPYEGLEMPGRVMATLLRGEFTVRDGQAVK is encoded by the coding sequence GTGAGCACGAAGCTGATCCAGCAGGTCCGCCCCCTGCGCGGCGACCCGGTCGACGTGCTCATCGAGGACGGCGTCATCACCCGGATCGCCGACACGATCGTGCTGCAGGACGTCGAGGTGATCGACGCCCGCGGGCTGATCGGACTGCCCGGCCTGGTCGACCTGCACACCCACCTGCGCGAGCCCGGGCGCGAGGATGCCGAGACCATCGAGACCGGCTCGCGTGCCGCGGCGCTCGGCGGCTACACCGCGGTGCACGCGATGGCCAACACCGACCCCGTCGCCGACACCGCCGGGGTCGTCGAGCAGGTCTACAACACCGGGCGGCAGATCGGCCTGGTGGACGTGATCCCGGTGGGCGCGGTCACCGTCGGCCTCAAGGGCGAGCGGCTCGCGGAGCTCGGCGCCATGGCCGACTCCGCGGCCCGCGTGCGGATGTTCAGCGACGACGGCATGTGCGTGGGCGACCCCGGCCTGATGCGCCGCGCGCTGGAGTATGTCAAGGCCTTCGACGGCGTCATCGCCCAGCACGCCGAGGATTCCCGGCTCACCGTGGGTGCGCAGATGAACGAGTCCGAGCTCTCCGGGCGCCTCGGCCTGACCGGCTGGCCGGCCGTCGCCGAGGAGTCCATCATCGCCCGCGACTGCCTGCTCGCCGAGCACGTCGGCTCGCGGCTGCACATCTGCCACCTCTCGACGGCCGGCTCGGTCGAGATCGTGCGGTGGGCGAAGTCGCGCGGCGTCGACGTCACCGCCGAGGTGACCCCGCACCATCTGCTGCTGACCGAGGAGCTGGTCGCCACGTACGACCCGCTCTACAAGGTCAATCCGCCGCTGCGCCGCGGTACCGACGTCGACGCGTTGCGCGGCGCGCTGCGCGACGGAACGATCGACATCGTCGCGACCGACCACGCCCCGCACGCCGTGGAGGACAAGGAGTGCGAGTGGGCGTACGCGCGCCCCGGCATGCTCGGGCTGCAGCAGGCGCTGTCGATCGCGATCCTCACGCTCAGCGACGAGTCCGGCGCGGTCGACTGGCAGCGGGTCGCCGAGGTGACCTCGATCCGCCCGGCGCGGATCGCCCGCCTCGACGACCACGGCATCGGGTTCGTCGAAGGCGCCCCGGCCAACCTCACGCTGGTCGATCCGGCGCAGTCCACCGTGGTGGACCCCCACGCGCTGGCCAGCAAGAGCCACAACACTCCCTACGAGGGACTCGAGATGCCCGGCCGGGTCATGGCGACCCTGCTGCGCGGCGAGTTCACCGTGCGCGACGGACAGGCGGTCAAATGA
- the carA gene encoding glutamine-hydrolyzing carbamoyl-phosphate synthase small subunit produces MSRHSKDSEAILVLEDGRYFEGESFGAPGNTFGEAVFSTGMTGYQETLTDPSYRRQVVVMTAPQIGNTGWNDEDDESNRIWVSGFVVRDLSRISSSWRATGTLPDELRKQGIVAVQGIDTRALTRHLRERGAMRVGLFTGDDATRPIDELVAEVLAQPVMSGADLAGEVTTEQPYVVPAQGERRLTVAAIDLGIKSMTPQQLAARGIEVHVLPGGASFDDVLAINPDGIFFSNGPGDPATADGAVALMRAALDRRLPVFGICFGNQILGRALGFGTYKLKYGHRGINIPVRDTATGRIEITSQNHGFAVDAPIGEPTETPYGRVEVSHVCVNDDVVEGLRCLDVPAFSVQYHPEAAAGPHDADHLFDRFTALMQGAKETSNA; encoded by the coding sequence ATGAGCAGGCACAGCAAGGACAGCGAAGCGATCCTCGTTCTCGAGGACGGGCGGTACTTCGAGGGCGAGTCGTTCGGCGCCCCGGGCAACACCTTCGGTGAGGCCGTCTTCAGCACCGGCATGACCGGCTACCAGGAGACGCTGACCGATCCGTCGTACCGCCGCCAGGTGGTCGTGATGACCGCTCCGCAGATCGGGAACACCGGCTGGAACGACGAGGACGACGAGTCGAACCGGATCTGGGTGAGCGGGTTCGTCGTGCGCGACCTGTCGCGCATCTCCTCGAGCTGGCGCGCCACAGGGACCCTCCCCGACGAGCTGCGCAAGCAGGGGATCGTCGCGGTGCAAGGGATCGACACGCGTGCCCTGACGCGGCACCTTCGCGAGCGAGGGGCCATGCGCGTCGGGCTGTTCACCGGTGACGACGCCACGCGTCCGATCGACGAGCTCGTCGCCGAGGTGCTGGCGCAGCCGGTGATGTCCGGGGCGGACCTCGCCGGCGAGGTGACCACCGAACAGCCGTACGTCGTCCCCGCACAGGGCGAGCGCAGGCTCACCGTGGCCGCGATCGACCTGGGCATCAAGTCGATGACCCCGCAGCAGCTGGCCGCGCGCGGCATCGAGGTCCACGTGCTGCCGGGCGGCGCGAGCTTCGACGATGTGCTGGCGATCAACCCGGACGGGATCTTCTTCTCCAACGGGCCGGGCGATCCGGCCACCGCCGACGGCGCCGTCGCGCTCATGCGCGCGGCGCTGGACAGGAGGCTGCCGGTCTTCGGGATCTGCTTCGGCAACCAGATCCTCGGCCGGGCGCTCGGCTTCGGCACCTACAAGCTGAAGTACGGCCACCGCGGCATCAACATCCCGGTCCGCGACACGGCCACCGGCCGCATCGAGATCACCTCGCAGAACCACGGGTTCGCGGTCGACGCCCCGATCGGCGAGCCGACCGAGACGCCCTACGGGCGCGTCGAGGTCAGCCACGTGTGCGTCAACGACGACGTCGTCGAGGGCCTGCGGTGCCTCGACGTGCCCGCCTTCAGCGTCCAGTACCACCCGGAGGCCGCCGCCGGCCCCCACGACGCCGACCACCTCTTCGACCGCTTCACTGCGCTGATGCAGGGTGCAAAGGAGACCTCGAATGCCTAA